The following are encoded together in the Bradyrhizobium genosp. L genome:
- a CDS encoding magnesium transporter CorA family protein codes for MLSVFVPSDLSLKKTAGTDLAALPETAVWIDLVNPTVEEDRAVEKLAGIAVPTREDMQEIEISSRLYIENSARYMTATLMCQSDTDMPRTTAVTFILTGHRLVTVRYDLPKPFALVENKLARSCTPGITGEQVLMELLDAVIDRCADILERCGADIDQVSHDIFEPESERHGNAKRYSQILIAIGRKGDLTSKVRESLVSIGRLVTFLSAVVEGVKWSKDMREQLKTMQRDVASLTDHASYLSSKITFVLDAMLGVVNLEQNNIIKLFSVMAVVLMPPTLIASIYGMNFKVMPELEWAHGYPLALVMMLAAAIVPYWIFKWKKWL; via the coding sequence ATGCTGTCGGTGTTCGTCCCCTCCGATCTGTCCCTCAAGAAGACCGCCGGCACCGACCTGGCGGCGCTGCCCGAGACCGCGGTCTGGATCGACTTGGTCAACCCCACCGTGGAGGAAGACCGGGCGGTCGAGAAACTCGCCGGCATCGCGGTCCCGACCCGGGAAGACATGCAGGAGATCGAGATCTCCAGCCGGCTCTATATCGAGAACAGCGCCCGCTACATGACGGCGACACTGATGTGCCAGTCCGACACGGACATGCCGCGCACCACCGCCGTCACCTTCATCCTCACCGGCCACCGCCTGGTGACGGTGCGCTACGACCTGCCGAAGCCGTTCGCGCTGGTCGAGAACAAGCTGGCGCGTTCCTGTACGCCCGGCATCACCGGCGAGCAGGTGCTGATGGAGCTGCTCGATGCAGTGATCGACCGCTGCGCCGACATCCTGGAACGCTGCGGCGCCGACATCGACCAGGTCTCGCACGACATTTTCGAGCCGGAGAGCGAACGTCATGGCAACGCCAAGCGTTATTCGCAGATCCTGATCGCGATCGGCCGCAAGGGCGACCTGACGTCGAAGGTGCGCGAAAGCCTGGTCTCGATCGGCCGCCTCGTCACCTTCCTGTCCGCGGTGGTCGAGGGCGTGAAATGGTCGAAGGACATGCGCGAACAGCTCAAGACCATGCAGCGTGACGTCGCCTCACTGACCGACCACGCCTCCTATCTGTCCAGCAAGATCACTTTCGTGCTCGACGCCATGCTCGGCGTGGTCAATCTGGAACAGAACAACATCATCAAGCTGTTCTCGGTGATGGCCGTGGTCCTGATGCCGCCGACGCTGATCGCCTCGATCTACGGCATGAACTTCAAGGTGATGCCGGAACTGGAATGGGCGCACGGCTATCCGCTCGCGCTGGTCATGATGCTGGCTGCGGCGATCGTGCCGTACTGGATATTCAAGTGGAAGAAGTGGCTGTAG
- a CDS encoding histidine phosphatase family protein, with the protein MPSPTIYFIRHGETAWNAEGRLQGTRDIALNELGRRQAAHAGRVLGDLLARDGRDKTTLPFVASPLIRARATMELVRAELGLSPGDYALDRRLREIGYGVWEGSTLAEAQAADPALYARRQADKWTVAPSGGESYVEVQARMTDWYRSLTSDIVAVAHGGTTRALMVALGHETPASAADLYIEQGAVYVFGEGSLRKYN; encoded by the coding sequence ATGCCATCGCCGACAATCTACTTCATCCGCCACGGCGAGACCGCGTGGAATGCCGAAGGCCGGCTGCAGGGCACGCGGGACATCGCCCTGAACGAACTCGGACGCCGGCAGGCCGCGCATGCCGGACGCGTGCTCGGCGATCTCTTGGCGCGCGACGGCCGCGACAAGACGACGCTGCCCTTCGTCGCGAGCCCGCTGATCCGGGCGCGTGCGACCATGGAGCTGGTGCGCGCCGAGCTCGGCCTTTCGCCGGGCGACTATGCGCTCGACCGCCGGCTGCGCGAGATCGGCTACGGTGTCTGGGAAGGTTCGACCTTGGCCGAGGCGCAGGCCGCCGATCCCGCGCTCTACGCCCGCCGCCAGGCCGACAAATGGACGGTAGCGCCGTCCGGCGGCGAGAGCTATGTCGAGGTGCAGGCGCGGATGACCGACTGGTACCGCTCGCTGACCTCGGACATCGTCGCGGTCGCTCACGGTGGCACGACGCGCGCGCTGATGGTCGCGCTCGGCCACGAGACGCCAGCGAGCGCCGCGGACCTCTATATCGAGCAGGGTGCGGTGTACGTGTTCGGCGAGGGTAGCTTGCGGAAATATAATTAA
- the aroC gene encoding chorismate synthase, with protein sequence MSFNTFGHMFRVTTFGESHGVAIGCVIDGCPPLIPLTAEEIQRDLDRRRPGQSRFTTQRQEPDAVKILSGVMAHPETGVQVTTGTPIALLIENTDQRSKDYSEIKDKFRPGHADFTYEAKYGLRDYRGGGRSSARETATRVAAGAVARKILPEVKVRGALVQMGPHKIDRDKWDWDEIANNPFFCPDKDKAAFFESYLDGIRKSGSSIGAVIEVTAEGVPPGLGAPIYAKLDSELASAMMSINAVKGVEIGAGFGAAELSGEQNADEMRTGNNGTRFLSNHAGGILGGISTGQPVVVRFAVKPTSSILTPRQTVDRKGADTDILTKGRHDPCVGIRAVPVGEAMMACVLADHFLRDRGQIGR encoded by the coding sequence ATGTCCTTCAACACCTTCGGCCATATGTTCCGTGTCACGACCTTTGGCGAGAGCCACGGGGTCGCGATCGGCTGCGTGATCGATGGCTGCCCGCCGCTGATCCCGCTCACTGCGGAGGAGATCCAGCGCGACCTCGACCGCCGCCGGCCCGGCCAGTCGCGCTTCACCACCCAGCGCCAGGAGCCGGATGCGGTCAAAATCCTGTCCGGTGTGATGGCGCATCCCGAGACGGGTGTGCAGGTGACGACCGGCACGCCGATCGCGCTTCTGATCGAGAACACCGACCAGCGCTCGAAGGACTATTCTGAGATCAAGGACAAGTTTCGCCCCGGCCATGCCGACTTCACCTATGAGGCGAAATACGGCCTCCGCGACTATCGCGGCGGCGGCCGGTCCTCGGCGCGCGAGACCGCAACCCGCGTCGCGGCCGGCGCGGTGGCGCGCAAGATCCTGCCCGAGGTGAAGGTGCGCGGCGCGCTGGTGCAGATGGGTCCGCACAAGATCGACCGCGACAAATGGGACTGGGACGAGATCGCCAACAATCCGTTCTTCTGCCCCGACAAGGACAAGGCGGCGTTCTTCGAAAGCTATCTCGACGGCATCAGGAAGAGCGGCTCCTCGATCGGCGCGGTGATCGAGGTCACGGCCGAAGGCGTGCCGCCGGGGCTCGGCGCGCCGATCTACGCCAAGCTCGACAGCGAGCTGGCGTCGGCGATGATGAGCATCAATGCGGTGAAGGGCGTCGAGATCGGTGCCGGCTTCGGCGCCGCCGAGCTGTCGGGCGAACAGAACGCCGACGAGATGCGTACCGGCAACAACGGCACGCGCTTCCTCTCCAACCATGCCGGCGGCATCCTCGGCGGCATCTCGACCGGCCAGCCGGTGGTGGTGCGCTTCGCGGTCAAGCCGACCTCGTCGATCCTGACCCCGCGCCAGACCGTCGATCGCAAGGGCGCCGACACCGACATCCTGACCAAGGGCCGCCACGACCCCTGCGTCGGCATCCGCGCGGTGCCGGTCGGCGAGGCGATGATGGCCTGCGTGCTGGCCGATCATTTTCTGCGCGATCGCGGGCAGATCGGGCGCTGA
- a CDS encoding extensin family protein gives MNCSAEKASRKWSGGAFGRGRAAMVTAAMAVLWLGMQATPAEARRPPVFPWDDLFGTRPHRPRAAALRVAVPLPRPRPAEADEPEQPAATTQPPAKPAQPAEAAKPVETAKPVETAKPAEPAAPQPSACRQALTEEIAIAPSIPDIHGPGGCGGEDLVRLEAIVLPDKRRVTVKPAATLRCKMASAIADWVRSDIAPLTQGLGSPISVLDNFDSFECRGRNRVAGAQLSEHGRANALDVRAFTLANGKSIALTDRSVPRELRETVLHSVCARFSTVLGPGSDWYHEDHIHLDLMERRNNYRICQWNVYDPLPQTAPLLPAERPEEAPPREVAAKSDAGKDSGKPDAAKDDEGAAPQPASEPKPQPTKKRRQSRRL, from the coding sequence ATGAACTGTAGCGCGGAGAAAGCAAGCCGAAAATGGTCTGGTGGCGCGTTTGGCCGCGGCCGCGCGGCAATGGTTACCGCTGCCATGGCGGTGCTTTGGCTTGGCATGCAAGCCACCCCAGCCGAGGCGCGGCGTCCGCCGGTGTTCCCGTGGGATGATTTGTTCGGCACTAGGCCGCACCGTCCGCGCGCAGCTGCCCTCCGCGTCGCGGTGCCGCTGCCGAGGCCGCGCCCGGCCGAAGCCGACGAGCCGGAGCAGCCCGCAGCCACGACGCAGCCTCCCGCCAAGCCGGCCCAACCTGCGGAGGCCGCCAAGCCTGTCGAGACCGCAAAGCCGGTGGAGACGGCAAAACCGGCCGAGCCCGCCGCGCCACAGCCCTCGGCCTGCCGGCAGGCGCTGACCGAGGAGATCGCGATCGCGCCGAGCATCCCCGACATCCACGGCCCGGGTGGCTGCGGCGGCGAGGATCTGGTGCGGCTGGAGGCGATCGTGCTGCCGGACAAGCGCAGGGTCACGGTGAAGCCGGCCGCGACGCTCCGCTGCAAGATGGCGAGCGCGATCGCCGACTGGGTCCGCTCCGATATCGCCCCGCTCACGCAGGGCCTCGGCAGCCCGATCAGCGTGCTCGACAATTTCGACTCGTTCGAGTGCCGTGGCCGCAACCGCGTCGCCGGCGCGCAGCTCTCCGAACACGGCCGCGCCAATGCGCTCGACGTGCGCGCCTTCACGCTCGCCAACGGCAAGTCGATCGCGCTGACCGATCGCAGCGTGCCGCGCGAGTTGCGCGAGACCGTGCTGCATTCGGTCTGCGCGCGCTTTTCGACCGTGCTCGGCCCTGGCTCGGATTGGTACCACGAGGACCACATCCATCTTGACCTGATGGAGCGTCGCAACAACTACCGGATCTGCCAGTGGAACGTGTACGATCCGCTGCCCCAGACAGCGCCGCTGTTGCCGGCCGAGCGCCCCGAGGAAGCGCCGCCGCGCGAGGTGGCCGCCAAATCCGACGCTGGCAAGGACAGCGGCAAGCCCGATGCTGCCAAGGACGACGAGGGCGCGGCACCGCAGCCCGCGAGCGAGCCAAAGCCGCAGCCAACAAAAAAGCGCCGGCAAAGCCGGCGCCTTTGA
- the pdxH gene encoding pyridoxamine 5'-phosphate oxidase, which produces MTDTTSIKHPAPLTSGDFTAAEEPFALFAEWFAEAAKSEPNDPNAMALATVDTDGLPDVRMVLMKGFDADGFVFYSHIASAKGRELAANPKAALLFHWKSLRRQVRIRGPVTPVTDAEADAYFATRPKQAQIGAWASKQSQPLESRFAFEQAIAKVGARYVIGEVPRPTGWSGWRITPQRFEFWHDRPFRLHDRIEFRRDDAGQAWSKLRLYP; this is translated from the coding sequence ATGACCGACACGACCTCCATCAAACACCCGGCACCGTTAACATCGGGTGATTTTACCGCGGCGGAGGAGCCGTTCGCCCTGTTCGCGGAATGGTTTGCGGAAGCCGCCAAGTCGGAGCCGAACGATCCGAACGCGATGGCGCTCGCGACCGTCGATACCGACGGCCTGCCCGACGTGCGCATGGTGCTGATGAAGGGTTTTGATGCCGACGGCTTCGTGTTCTACAGCCACATCGCCAGCGCCAAAGGCCGCGAGCTCGCCGCAAATCCTAAGGCGGCTTTACTGTTCCACTGGAAATCGCTGCGCCGCCAAGTGCGCATCCGCGGCCCGGTGACCCCTGTCACCGATGCCGAGGCGGATGCCTATTTCGCGACGCGGCCGAAGCAGGCGCAGATCGGCGCTTGGGCCAGCAAGCAGTCGCAGCCGCTGGAGAGCCGCTTCGCCTTTGAGCAGGCGATCGCCAAGGTCGGCGCCAGATACGTCATCGGCGAAGTGCCGCGGCCGACCGGCTGGAGCGGCTGGCGCATCACGCCGCAGCGCTTCGAATTCTGGCACGATCGCCCGTTCCGGCTGCACGACCGCATCGAATTCCGCCGCGACGACGCCGGGCAGGCGTGGTCGAAACTGCGGCTCTATCCGTGA
- a CDS encoding DnaJ C-terminal domain-containing protein yields the protein MRDPYEVLGVPRSASAAAIKSAYRKLAKKHHPDSNKNDPKAAARFAELNTANEIVGDEDKRKQFDRGEIDAEGKPRFQGFPGGGAGGRAGPGGFEYSFRGGPGGGAAGGGSFEDILNNMFGGATRGGGRAGRSSPFEFDGGGVGLDLDLSVAMTVSLEESVNGGEKRVRLPTGRELNVKIPAGVTSGQQIRLKGQGETAQGHPPGDLLITISIAPHPFFKVDGNDLRVDLPITLYEAVLGGKVRVPTLGSAVELSIPKNTSSGRTFRLKGKGLSKAGVSGDLYVITRIILPDGNDAELEALMQTWRDKHPYNPRGDLG from the coding sequence ATGCGCGACCCCTATGAGGTCTTGGGGGTGCCGCGGAGCGCCAGCGCCGCGGCGATCAAGAGCGCCTATCGCAAGCTCGCCAAGAAGCACCACCCCGACAGCAATAAGAACGACCCGAAGGCCGCGGCCCGCTTTGCCGAGCTCAACACCGCCAACGAGATCGTCGGCGATGAGGACAAGCGCAAGCAGTTCGACCGCGGCGAAATCGACGCCGAGGGTAAGCCGCGTTTCCAGGGTTTCCCCGGCGGCGGCGCCGGAGGCCGTGCCGGCCCTGGTGGTTTCGAGTACAGCTTCCGCGGCGGTCCCGGCGGCGGCGCGGCCGGAGGCGGCAGTTTCGAGGATATCCTCAACAACATGTTCGGTGGCGCCACCCGCGGTGGCGGCCGCGCCGGGCGCAGCAGCCCGTTCGAATTCGACGGCGGCGGGGTCGGGCTCGACCTCGATCTGTCGGTCGCGATGACGGTGTCGCTCGAGGAATCCGTCAATGGCGGCGAGAAGCGGGTGCGGCTCCCGACCGGGCGCGAGCTCAACGTCAAGATTCCCGCAGGCGTCACCTCCGGCCAGCAGATCAGGCTGAAGGGGCAGGGCGAGACCGCGCAAGGTCATCCGCCCGGCGATCTCCTGATCACGATCTCGATCGCGCCGCATCCGTTCTTCAAGGTCGACGGCAACGATCTCAGGGTCGATCTGCCCATCACGCTTTACGAAGCAGTGCTCGGCGGCAAGGTCCGCGTGCCGACGCTTGGCAGCGCGGTCGAATTGTCGATCCCGAAGAATACCTCGAGCGGACGCACGTTCCGCCTCAAGGGCAAGGGCCTCTCGAAGGCGGGCGTCTCCGGCGATCTCTACGTCATCACCCGCATCATCCTTCCCGACGGGAACGATGCCGAGCTTGAGGCATTGATGCAGACGTGGCGGGACAAGCACCCCTACAATCCGCGCGGCGATCTGGGCTGA
- a CDS encoding SDR family NAD(P)-dependent oxidoreductase, which produces MSRPSNAPRRTLLLTGASRGIGHATAIRFSSAGWRVITLSRHAFPEVCPWGAGPEDHIEVDLGSHDDTVRAISEIRRRLDNDELHALVNNAAISPKAPGGGRLGTMDTDIETWTHVFHVNFFAPVMIARGLIEELKHAKGAVVNVTSIAGSRVHPFAGAAYATSKAALAALTREMASDFGRVGVRVNSIAPGEIDTAILSPGTEKIVDQQIPMHRLGTPDEVAKIIYVLCTETSSYVNGAEIHINGGQHV; this is translated from the coding sequence ATGTCACGCCCATCCAACGCGCCGCGCCGCACACTGCTCCTGACCGGCGCCAGCCGCGGCATCGGCCACGCCACCGCGATCCGGTTCTCGTCCGCCGGCTGGCGGGTCATCACCTTGTCGCGGCATGCCTTTCCGGAAGTCTGCCCATGGGGTGCCGGCCCGGAAGACCATATCGAGGTCGACCTCGGCAGCCATGACGACACCGTGCGCGCAATCTCCGAGATCCGCAGACGGCTCGACAATGACGAGCTGCACGCGCTGGTCAACAATGCCGCAATCTCGCCGAAGGCACCGGGCGGCGGACGGCTCGGTACCATGGACACCGATATCGAGACCTGGACCCATGTCTTCCACGTCAACTTCTTCGCGCCGGTCATGATCGCGCGCGGCCTGATCGAGGAGCTGAAGCACGCCAAGGGCGCCGTGGTGAACGTCACCTCGATCGCGGGCTCGCGCGTCCACCCGTTCGCGGGCGCGGCCTATGCGACCTCGAAGGCTGCACTTGCTGCGCTGACACGGGAAATGGCCTCCGACTTCGGCCGCGTCGGTGTCCGCGTCAATTCGATCGCGCCCGGCGAGATCGACACCGCGATCCTGTCGCCCGGCACCGAGAAGATCGTCGACCAGCAGATCCCGATGCATCGTCTCGGCACACCGGACGAGGTCGCCAAGATCATTTACGTTCTCTGTACGGAAACCAGCTCTTACGTGAACGGTGCGGAAATCCACATTAACGGTGGTCAGCACGTCTGA
- a CDS encoding RT0821/Lpp0805 family surface protein yields the protein MLTLILIGVGLSGCSVSRVDAFAKMDDRDVTGSISPTLVSAAAPTESDLAFTRNAASDVLTKGDKDASQPWENPETGARGSVTPLAQAYSGEDGRTCRDFLASYVNGATESWLQGAACKSGQGRWVINSLKPWRKS from the coding sequence GTGCTTACATTGATTCTGATCGGCGTCGGCTTAAGCGGCTGCAGCGTGTCGCGCGTCGATGCCTTCGCCAAGATGGACGACAGGGATGTGACGGGCTCGATCAGTCCGACATTGGTCAGTGCTGCGGCGCCGACCGAGAGCGATCTCGCCTTCACCCGCAATGCCGCCTCCGACGTGCTGACCAAGGGCGACAAGGATGCCAGCCAGCCCTGGGAGAATCCCGAGACCGGCGCACGCGGCTCGGTGACGCCGCTGGCCCAGGCCTATTCGGGCGAGGACGGCCGGACCTGCCGGGATTTCCTCGCGAGCTACGTCAATGGCGCCACCGAGAGCTGGCTGCAGGGCGCCGCCTGCAAGTCTGGACAGGGGCGGTGGGTCATCAATAGTTTGAAGCCGTGGAGAAAGTCGTGA
- a CDS encoding sigma-70 family RNA polymerase sigma factor: protein MTAFRQSVEAMIPALRRYARALARDSDIADDLVQDTLVRALRSERLFLGGDIRSWLYTILTNLNKNRRRSLARRPPLLPLLDNNADASGTEAEGRDIARALSTLVEEQRSVLLLVMLEGMSYREVADIQGVPIGTVMSRLARARAHVRASLEGERPALRRVK from the coding sequence ATGACCGCGTTTCGCCAAAGTGTCGAAGCCATGATTCCCGCGCTGCGCCGCTATGCGCGGGCGCTGGCGCGCGACAGCGATATCGCCGACGACCTGGTGCAGGATACGCTGGTGCGCGCGCTGCGCTCGGAGCGGCTGTTTCTCGGCGGCGATATCCGGAGCTGGCTCTACACGATCCTGACCAATCTGAACAAGAATCGCCGGCGCTCGCTGGCGCGGCGGCCGCCGCTGCTGCCGCTGCTCGACAACAATGCCGACGCCAGTGGCACCGAGGCCGAGGGACGCGACATCGCACGCGCGCTGTCGACGCTGGTCGAGGAGCAGCGCTCGGTCCTGCTGCTGGTGATGCTGGAGGGCATGAGCTACCGCGAGGTGGCCGACATCCAGGGCGTGCCGATCGGCACCGTGATGTCGCGCCTCGCCCGTGCCCGCGCCCATGTCAGGGCGTCGCTGGAGGGCGAGCGCCCGGCGCTCAGGCGGGTGAAATGA
- a CDS encoding fatty-acid--CoA ligase, with protein sequence MLGLMQDWPLLCHKIIEHAAKYHGTQEVVTRSVEGPIHRTNYAEIHARALKVSQSLERDGIKLGDRVATIAWNTWRHLEVWYGVMGIGAICHTVNPRLFPEQIAWIVNHAQDRIVITDLTFVPVLEKIADQLPSVERYIVLTDKAHMPQTTLKNAVAYEDWIAASDGKFKWKTFDENTAAAMCYTSGTTGDPKGVLYSHRSNVLHALMANSKDALGTSAADTMLPVVPLFHANSWGIAFSAPSMGTKLVMPGPKLDGASVYELLSTEKVTHTAGVPTVWLMLLQYMAANNLKLPHLQMVICGGSAMPRSMIKNFLDMGSQVRHAWGMTEMSPLGTLATLKPPFTERHGEERLDILQTQGYPPYGVEMKITDDAGKELPWDGKTFGRLKVSGPAIAKAYFRVDANILDEEGYFDTGDVSTMDEHGYMRITDRSKDVIKSGGEWISSIDLENLAVGHPAVAEAAVIGIHHPKWDERPLLIVQLKQGQSATREDILKYMDGKIAKWWMPDDVAFVDGIPHTATGKILKTALRDQFKDYTLPTAAA encoded by the coding sequence ATGCTTGGCTTGATGCAGGACTGGCCGTTGTTGTGTCACAAGATTATCGAGCACGCCGCGAAATATCACGGCACGCAGGAGGTCGTGACGCGGTCGGTCGAAGGCCCGATTCATCGCACCAACTACGCCGAAATCCATGCCCGTGCACTGAAGGTTTCGCAAAGCCTGGAGCGCGACGGCATCAAGCTCGGCGACCGCGTCGCCACGATCGCCTGGAACACCTGGCGCCACCTCGAGGTCTGGTACGGCGTGATGGGCATCGGCGCGATCTGCCACACCGTCAATCCGCGGCTGTTCCCGGAGCAGATCGCCTGGATCGTCAACCACGCCCAGGACCGCATCGTCATCACCGACCTCACCTTCGTTCCGGTGCTGGAGAAGATCGCCGACCAGCTGCCGAGCGTCGAGCGCTACATCGTGCTGACCGACAAGGCGCATATGCCGCAGACCACGCTGAAGAACGCGGTCGCCTATGAAGACTGGATCGCAGCCTCCGACGGCAAGTTCAAGTGGAAGACCTTCGACGAGAACACCGCGGCGGCGATGTGCTACACCTCCGGCACGACGGGCGATCCCAAGGGTGTGCTGTATTCGCACCGGTCCAACGTGTTGCACGCGTTGATGGCCAATTCGAAGGACGCACTCGGCACCTCCGCCGCGGATACAATGCTCCCGGTGGTCCCCTTGTTCCATGCCAACAGCTGGGGCATCGCCTTCTCCGCGCCCTCGATGGGCACCAAGCTCGTGATGCCCGGCCCGAAGCTCGACGGCGCCTCGGTCTATGAGCTACTCTCGACCGAGAAGGTCACGCATACCGCCGGCGTGCCGACGGTGTGGCTGATGCTGCTGCAATACATGGCTGCCAACAATCTCAAGCTGCCGCACCTGCAGATGGTGATCTGCGGCGGCTCGGCGATGCCGCGCTCGATGATCAAGAACTTCCTCGATATGGGCAGCCAGGTCCGTCACGCCTGGGGCATGACCGAGATGAGCCCGCTCGGCACCCTGGCCACGCTGAAGCCGCCGTTCACCGAACGTCACGGCGAGGAGCGGCTCGACATCCTGCAGACCCAGGGCTACCCGCCCTACGGCGTCGAGATGAAGATCACCGACGATGCCGGCAAGGAGCTGCCGTGGGACGGCAAGACCTTTGGCCGCCTCAAGGTCTCCGGTCCGGCGATCGCCAAAGCCTATTTCCGGGTCGATGCCAACATTCTCGACGAAGAAGGCTATTTCGACACCGGCGACGTCTCCACGATGGACGAGCACGGCTACATGCGGATCACCGACCGCTCCAAGGACGTGATCAAGTCCGGCGGCGAGTGGATCTCCTCGATCGATCTGGAAAACCTCGCGGTCGGCCATCCCGCCGTCGCGGAAGCCGCCGTGATCGGCATCCATCACCCGAAATGGGACGAGCGGCCGCTGTTGATCGTGCAGCTCAAGCAGGGCCAGAGCGCCACGCGCGAGGACATCCTGAAATACATGGATGGCAAGATCGCGAAATGGTGGATGCCCGACGACGTCGCCTTCGTCGACGGCATTCCGCACACCGCGACCGGCAAGATCCTGAAGACCGCACTGCGCGACCAGTTCAAGGACTACACGCTGCCGACCGCCGCGGCGTGA
- a CDS encoding anti-sigma factor family protein, which produces MTEPKIPVTEDELHAFVDNELPAERRGDVEAWLATHPDDNARVQSWRAMAEALHARYDGVLDEAVPKRLELERLVRQPRRWIYGAVAATLLAFVAGGGAGWVARGAAATPSTFQSFTLDALDAHRLYVVEVRHPVEVPGNERDHLQQWLTKRCGWDVRAPELAGLKLVGGRLLPGPSGPASFLMYESTSGERFTVYTAKAKTEATQMRYAAEGGDGALFWADRGVAYVVSGGSDRSRLTQVARAVYDQMEKAGG; this is translated from the coding sequence ATGACCGAACCGAAAATTCCCGTTACCGAAGACGAGCTGCACGCCTTCGTCGACAACGAGCTGCCGGCCGAACGCCGCGGCGATGTCGAGGCATGGCTCGCGACGCATCCCGACGATAACGCCCGCGTGCAATCGTGGCGCGCGATGGCCGAGGCGCTGCATGCGCGCTACGATGGCGTGCTCGACGAAGCGGTGCCGAAGCGGCTCGAGCTCGAACGGCTGGTGCGCCAGCCGCGGCGCTGGATCTACGGCGCGGTGGCGGCGACGCTGCTCGCCTTCGTCGCCGGCGGCGGCGCCGGCTGGGTCGCGCGCGGCGCGGCGGCCACGCCCTCGACCTTCCAGAGCTTCACGCTCGATGCGCTCGATGCGCACCGGCTCTACGTCGTCGAGGTCCGCCATCCCGTCGAGGTGCCCGGCAACGAGCGCGACCATTTGCAGCAATGGCTGACCAAGCGCTGCGGCTGGGACGTCCGCGCGCCCGAGCTCGCCGGGCTGAAGCTGGTGGGCGGCAGGCTATTGCCCGGACCGAGCGGGCCGGCCTCATTCCTGATGTATGAAAGCACGTCCGGCGAGCGCTTCACGGTGTACACCGCGAAGGCCAAGACCGAAGCAACCCAGATGCGCTACGCCGCCGAGGGCGGCGACGGTGCGCTGTTCTGGGCCGATCGCGGCGTCGCCTATGTCGTCTCGGGCGGCAGCGACCGCAGCCGGCTGACCCAGGTGGCGCGGGCGGTCTACGACCAGATGGAGAAGGCTGGGGGATGA
- a CDS encoding L,D-transpeptidase gives MSSFKFTFGILAAGLMLSGCMQATTYEATNTTNFKPHDKELLAKASFTQTPVAEPFRRAIVEYHRKELPGSIVVDSDNHYLYYVLNDGKAIRYGITVGEEAMAWSGIAKVGSMTEWPAWHPTPGEISRLGVPTFVAPGPDNPMGSRAMYLYANGKDTLFRIHGTNQPEYIGASISSGCIRMTNVDAIDLYSRVKIGTIVVVLEPKHGDSPFNSQMALQGGGGGNTGVGATTY, from the coding sequence ATGTCGTCGTTCAAGTTTACCTTCGGAATCCTGGCCGCGGGCCTGATGTTGTCGGGCTGCATGCAGGCCACGACCTACGAAGCCACCAACACTACGAACTTCAAGCCGCACGACAAGGAACTGCTCGCCAAAGCCAGCTTCACCCAGACGCCGGTCGCCGAGCCGTTCCGCCGTGCCATCGTCGAATATCACCGCAAGGAACTCCCCGGTTCGATCGTGGTCGATTCCGACAACCATTACCTCTACTACGTGCTGAACGACGGCAAGGCGATCCGCTACGGCATCACCGTCGGCGAAGAGGCGATGGCTTGGTCCGGTATCGCCAAGGTCGGCAGCATGACCGAATGGCCGGCCTGGCACCCGACCCCCGGCGAAATCTCCCGTCTCGGCGTGCCGACCTTTGTCGCACCGGGTCCGGATAATCCGATGGGCTCGCGCGCGATGTATCTCTACGCGAACGGCAAGGACACGCTGTTCCGCATCCATGGCACCAACCAGCCGGAATATATCGGCGCGTCGATCTCCTCGGGCTGCATCCGCATGACCAACGTGGATGCCATCGACCTCTACAGCCGGGTCAAGATCGGCACCATCGTCGTGGTGCTCGAGCCGAAGCACGGCGACTCCCCGTTCAATTCGCAAATGGCGCTGCAGGGCGGCGGTGGCGGCAACACGGGCGTCGGCGCGACCACCTACTGA